Sequence from the Bacteroidetes bacterium SB0662_bin_6 genome:
CTGGAAACTCATCCTCCCGGAAATCGAGAACGAGCCGCTGGAACTCTACCACATAGCGGAAGACCCGCTGGAAAACATGAATCTGGCGCATCATCCCGAACAGGCCGAACGGATCCGGGAGTTGCGGGTTCGCTTGGATGCCTGGTGGAGCCCTGTGGCGGAAAGTAAAGACAAATCCAATAAATAAAGAAACCCCTTACATGCCGTTCATGCCTTCGCGCCAGCGGCGGACCCCGTGCCGCGTACTTTGCATCCTGCTCCTTTGGGGGTGTCTTGCCCTCCCTGCCCCACTGGCAGCCCAGGACATCTCGGCCGATACGTTGCATGCCGCCCTTCCGGCAAGCAATGCGTTGCGCGTTTATCTGGATTGCGACCGCTGCGACTTCAATCACATCCGCAGCGAAATCACCTTCGTGAACTACGTGCGCGACCCGGAACAGGCCGACGTGCACGTATTCATCACCGATCAGCGTACAGGCAGCAACGGGAGGCAGTACCAGTTTTCGTTTCTGGGGCGCGGCGATTACGCCAGCGTCGAGTACACGTTCGAGCACACCATAGACCAGAACGCAACGAACGACGAGGCCCGCGAGGCTGTAAATTCAGCGATCCGGCTGGGCCTCGTGCCGTATGTCGCGCAAGCGCAATCCATCTCCGGATTCTCGCTCGACTATTCCAGAGAAAATATGGGAGCGGGCGACACGCAAACGCACGATGCCTGGAGGCACTGGATCTTCACGGCCTACGCAGGAGGCATCGAACTGGAAAAAGAATCCAACCGGACGGTGTTCGACTCCCGCTGGGGCTTTTTCGCCGATCATGTAAGCGAACAGTGGAAAATACGCCTGCGCCCCTACTTCAACTACGATCTGGTGAAGATCAAGCGGGAGGACAACCCCGATGTCAGAAGCAGCATCTCCCGGCACGGCTTCGACAGCTACGCCATCCGGAGCCTCGGCCCGCACTGGTCGGTGGGCCTCTTCGGGGACTACGTGACCCGCAACGACCGGAATCTCCGGCACTGGGGCGAAGTAGCGCCGGGCATCGAGTACAGTGTGCTGCCCTACGAACAGGCCACGCGCCGCGCCATAACCGTCGTGTACAGACTCGGGGCCTCCTACGTGGATTACTTCGAGCGAACCATCTTCGACGAAACCAAAGAAACGCTCCTGCAACAGCGACTGGAAGCCTCCGTGGCGATCCGGCAACCGTGGGGCGATATCTACGGAGGCATAGAAGGGTCCCATTATTTCCACGACACAACCAAGCGCAGCGCCGAATTCTTCGGGTACGTTTCGGTGCGGCTGCTGGAGGGGTTATCGCTCCGCATACAGGGAGATTTTGAAATGATTCAGGATCAACTGGCGCTCCCGGCCGGTAATGCCTCTCTGGAAGAAATCCTGCTGCAACAACGTGAACTGGCGACGGACTTCGAACTCTCCGGGTCCATTGCCCTTTCGTATACGTTCGGATCCGACTTCGCCAATATTGTCAACACGCGATTCTGAGCCGTTTCGCGCAAGACCGCCATGGAGAAGCGCACACATCCTGAAATGCGGTACATTATGCGGAGTATGTGACCGTCACCGATCATGTCATGAAGATCGTTCCGGGCAATATGCATAAACGTCCGCTTGCGATAACACCGGAAAAGGTACCATGAGCGTCCAGCACGACACCTCCGGCCGCCGATGGATCCAGGTCGAGGTGGAGACACCGGGAAGCGCAGTGGACGTCTGGAAGGCTGTCGCCACCGGGCCGGGAATTTCTTCCTGGTTCCTCCCGAACACGACCGAGGAATGGGTCGGGGGCTTGATCAGTTGGGACATGGGACCGGAACTGGAAATGAATGTCGTCGCCACCGTGACCGTCTGGGACCCGCCGCACCGGGTCGTCAACCTGGAAAAAGACTGGCGCCCCGGAGCGCCGCCCATGACCAGCGAGTGGACGATCGAGCCGCGCCCTTCGGAAATGTGCGTGGTGCGCGTAACGCATAGTGTGTTTGCGGACGCCGACGAGTGGGACGAGGAACTCGAGGGCATCGAAAACAACTGGCCCTGCTGCTTCCAGGTGCTGCGAAGCTACATGGCGCATTTTCGCGGGCAGCCCGCGTCGATTGTCCGGGTCACCAGTCCGGCGCCCGGCTCACTGGACGATGCCTGGAATGCGGCATGCAATGCGCTCGGCATTGCGGGCATATCCGAGGGAGAGCGTTTCCGTGCTCCCGATGGTGCGCCGGGGCTTGCGGGTATCCGGGAGCGCGTCCCGAAAGGACCGCTGCCCTATGCGATGCTGCGGCTCGACGATCCGGAACCGGGCATTGGATCCGTGACCGTTTTTCCCTTTGAGAATCAGGTGCTGGCTTCCGTCGGAATCTACCTGTACGGCGACGAGAGATCCGCCATCGCCGCCCGCGACGACCCCGCGTGGCAGGAATGGATAAACGTCTGCCTCCAGTGACGCTGGAGCAGACATCATGAGACATCAGAAACGTATCGAGCAAACATCATGAGCGTCAAACGCGATGCATCCGGCCGCCAGTCGATCCAGGTCGAGGTCGAGGTACCCGGCGCCGTAGAGGAAGTCTGGAAGGCCGTCGCCACCGGACCGGGGATCTCTTCCTGGTTCTGCCCCACCGAAATCGAAGAGAAAACGGGGGGCGTAATCCGAACCATGATGGGGCCGGGAATGGAAAGCCTGGCCAGCGTCACCGTGTGGGATCCGCCGCGCCGGCTTGCCGCCGAGGGACCGGGCGCGGGCCCGGATGCGGCGCCGATGATCACCGAATGGATCGTGGAACCCCGGTCCGGAAACGCCTGCCTCGTCCGGGTAATCCACAGCATGTCCGGGGGAACCGACGAGCAGAGAAAACAACTCGAAGGCATCGAGTGCGGCTGGCCGTACTTTTTCGCTATACTGCGGGTCTATCTCGCGCACTTTCGCGGGCAGCCCGTTTCGATCATACGGACCATGCAACAGGATTCCGGTCCGGTAAACGATGCCTGGAGCGCCCTGACCGGCACCCTCGGGATAACCGGCCTCCGGAAAGGCGCCCGCTGGACCTCGCCCCCCGGTACGCCCTCCCTGACAGGCGTCGTGGAACAGGTGGACGGTGACAAGCAGCCGTACGCCGCGATCCGGCTGGACGGGCCGATCCCCGGAATCGCCTCGGCGTCCGCGTTCGCGATGGGCGACTGCGCCATAGTTACCATGGGCATCTACCTGTACGGCGACGAAGCACCCGCCATCGCGGCCCGCGACGAACCCGCGTGGCAGGAATGGATGAAAGAACTTTTTTCGTAGCCGGCAGCCCGCAGCCCATACACTACCGCCGGGTCGTTGCGACTGTTTTGGAAATATCCTGATCCATCCCGGACACACCGGCGTGCAAACGCAGCACCTTGACCGTATCGTCGCTGCGGGCGACGAAAAGAAGCAGACCGCGCTCGTGCGGAACGAGGCGCAAGGCGCGCACTTCCCCCTCCAGCAACAGGTGGCTCTCGACAGGATCGACCGCCTCGAAACCGCCCTTGCCGTCTCCCCGGAGCAGGAGGCCGTAGCTGGCGTCGTATCGTCCCCGCGAGGGCCGCACCCCGTAAAAATTGCCGCCGAGGATCAGGTCCTTGTGCCCGTCCCCGTCGAAATGACCCGGGAGGATGGCGTATACCGGCGAAAACTGGGCCTCTTCGGGCAGTTCATGCAATGTGAATGACCCGTCGCCGAGGTTTTCCGCCCATGCGCTGGCGAAGGTGTTCGCCTGCCTGACAAGGGCGTCCGCTCGCTCGTCCTCCGTGAACAGGTCCTCATAGCGTCCTTCCCCGAAATCGGCATACGTGGGAAACGTGCGCAACAACGAAGGGATATGGAGAATGATTTCGTCGCGGGTGGCAATGGGGTATCTGTCCCCGTCCCGCATGACCGTCAGGATATGATCCGTATTCCCGTCGCCGTCGAAGTCCCGGATGTACATACGCGCCGGCGCTTCCCGATCCGCCCGCACGGACGAGTTGCGTCCGAGGTTGCCCAGGATCAGATCGGGATCGCCGTCGTCGTTCATATCCTCGACCGAAATGCTCTGCCACCAGCCTTCGGAACCCTCTAATCCCGGGGCTTCCTGTTCCACGAACCGTCCGTCCCGCTGCGCAAACACGCGCACGGGCATCCACTCGCCCACTATGATCAGATCGTCCCGCCCGTCGCCGTCGTAGTCGGTCCAGGCGGCCCCGCTCACCATACCGGCTTGCGAAATATCCGGAGCCCAGGTCTCCGTGACATCGGCGAATACCCCGGACCCGTCGTTCTCCAGAAGATAACTGCGCGGAATCGCCCCGTAATTATTGGCCTCTACCCGACCCCCTGTAAACAGGTCCATATCTCCATCCCCGTCGAAATCGCCGGGCGCCACGCAACATCCGTTGACGTACGTAGACGGCAGCGCCCCGGAGTCACGTACAAAGCCGCCCGTTCCGTCGCCGATATACAGACGGTCGAGCAGCGCCTCGGCCTGTCCCCAGTATTCGTTGCCCCCGCTCACGACGTACAGGTCCAGAGCCCCATCCCCGTTCGCGTCGAAAAAAGCGGCATCCACGTCTTCATGCAGGCTGTCCGCCCGCCACACCGCGTCGGAAACGGAAGCAAAACGCCCGTCGGCCTGCTGCAGGAAAAGGCGCGCAGCCTGCCTTTTGGCGCCGCCTGCGAAAATATCCGCGCGCCCGTCCCCATTCACATCGCCCACGGCAAAGGCGGGCCCTTCCGTCGAGATTTTGTGGGGCATCAGCCCTTCCCGGTTGAAATCGAAGTACACATTTTCTTCGTGCCGGAAGTCAACATCCAGCGACGAGGTCACGTCTTCGAAAAGCGGAGCGGGCTGCGGGGCGGGGCGACAGACTTCCGCAGCATCCTCCTGTCGGAGCACAATCATCCGGTCCGCCGCCACGTCGGTCAGGGTCTGGCGGCGGCCGTCGGGCCAGACCACAAACAGACTGTCCACGCGCGTTGCGGCGCCGAGGCCTATGTGCAGGCGGGGATCCACAGAAGATTGCCATCCCCGGACCGGCATGTGCTCGCGCACCTGCATGCCGCCCCCAGCGTAGAGCATCACTTTCGCCCCGATGCCCGCCGTATTCGGTCCCTGCCCTTCGAGGCGCACCTGTATATAATGCCGATCGGACAAACGATCCGCACGATTCTCGTAGACCGCCGCAGGCTCATCGATATTGTTGACGACAAGATCGAGGTCACCGTCGTTGTCGAGATCCGCGTATACGGCCCCGTTGGAAAAACCCGGGTCCTCCAGGCCCCATGCGCGCGTCCGGTCGGCGAAGGCAAGCCCTCCGTCGTTCCTGAAGGCGTAATTGGCAATGCGCACTTCCGGCATGCGTTCGACCAACGCATACGTTTCCGGCGTGATTTCTCGCGCAAGGGCGGCCTGTACCCCCGGAGCCGCCGCGAATTGCGCATAATCCATGTCGTTCGGACGACGCGGAATGCCATTGGTCACGAAAAGATCCTGCCTGCCGTCGTGGTCGAAATCGGCGAACAGGCTCCCCCAGCTCCAGTCGGTGGCTTCGATCCCGGCCAGATAGCCGATTTCGCTGAAGCGGCGCAGACCCCGATTGAGTTGCAGCGTATTGCGCACCACCTGGTGATGGTATCCGAAGCGGCGCTTGAGATCGTATATCTCCCGGGACTCTCCGATATCCGACCGGTTGCGGTATTCCTGGCGCGCCGGCAGCATGTCGAGCACCACGATATCGATCCGTCCGTCGTTATTGAAATCGGCTGCATCGTTCCCCATGGAAGCGCGGCTGGTATGCCCCATGGCTGTCCGGATCGACTCCGTGAACGTGCCGTCGCAGTTATTGTAGTACAGGTAATCGTGCTCGTGAAAATCGTTGGACACGAAGAGGTCCGGACACCCGTCGTTGTCAAGATCGCT
This genomic interval carries:
- a CDS encoding SRPBCC domain-containing protein, producing the protein MSVQHDTSGRRWIQVEVETPGSAVDVWKAVATGPGISSWFLPNTTEEWVGGLISWDMGPELEMNVVATVTVWDPPHRVVNLEKDWRPGAPPMTSEWTIEPRPSEMCVVRVTHSVFADADEWDEELEGIENNWPCCFQVLRSYMAHFRGQPASIVRVTSPAPGSLDDAWNAACNALGIAGISEGERFRAPDGAPGLAGIRERVPKGPLPYAMLRLDDPEPGIGSVTVFPFENQVLASVGIYLYGDERSAIAARDDPAWQEWINVCLQ
- a CDS encoding SRPBCC domain-containing protein translates to MSVKRDASGRQSIQVEVEVPGAVEEVWKAVATGPGISSWFCPTEIEEKTGGVIRTMMGPGMESLASVTVWDPPRRLAAEGPGAGPDAAPMITEWIVEPRSGNACLVRVIHSMSGGTDEQRKQLEGIECGWPYFFAILRVYLAHFRGQPVSIIRTMQQDSGPVNDAWSALTGTLGITGLRKGARWTSPPGTPSLTGVVEQVDGDKQPYAAIRLDGPIPGIASASAFAMGDCAIVTMGIYLYGDEAPAIAARDEPAWQEWMKELFS
- a CDS encoding VCBS repeat-containing protein gives rise to the protein MRPAVFIRSLMHGGATARVSGAWITVVLAVLLAGCTRDTLFKRLSPQDTGIGFRNDLPADTSFNILNYLYYYDGGGVAAGDVNGDGLVDLYFTASALPNRLYLNRGDFRFEDVTDQAGVAGEGDWTKGVAMADMNGDGLLDLYVSNVAFLDKQGRNELFINHGDGTFTDQAAAYGLAHEGFSTQAVFFDYDGDGDLDMYLLNHSLHVEDTYGPDTLRYERHPRAGDKLFRNDGAFFTDVSDSAGIYGGRIGYGLGVVASDLDNDGCPDLFVSNDFHEHDYLYYNNCDGTFTESIRTAMGHTSRASMGNDAADFNNDGRIDIVVLDMLPARQEYRNRSDIGESREIYDLKRRFGYHHQVVRNTLQLNRGLRRFSEIGYLAGIEATDWSWGSLFADFDHDGRQDLFVTNGIPRRPNDMDYAQFAAAPGVQAALAREITPETYALVERMPEVRIANYAFRNDGGLAFADRTRAWGLEDPGFSNGAVYADLDNDGDLDLVVNNIDEPAAVYENRADRLSDRHYIQVRLEGQGPNTAGIGAKVMLYAGGGMQVREHMPVRGWQSSVDPRLHIGLGAATRVDSLFVVWPDGRRQTLTDVAADRMIVLRQEDAAEVCRPAPQPAPLFEDVTSSLDVDFRHEENVYFDFNREGLMPHKISTEGPAFAVGDVNGDGRADIFAGGAKRQAARLFLQQADGRFASVSDAVWRADSLHEDVDAAFFDANGDGALDLYVVSGGNEYWGQAEALLDRLYIGDGTGGFVRDSGALPSTYVNGCCVAPGDFDGDGDMDLFTGGRVEANNYGAIPRSYLLENDGSGVFADVTETWAPDISQAGMVSGAAWTDYDGDGRDDLIIVGEWMPVRVFAQRDGRFVEQEAPGLEGSEGWWQSISVEDMNDDGDPDLILGNLGRNSSVRADREAPARMYIRDFDGDGNTDHILTVMRDGDRYPIATRDEIILHIPSLLRTFPTYADFGEGRYEDLFTEDERADALVRQANTFASAWAENLGDGSFTLHELPEEAQFSPVYAILPGHFDGDGHKDLILGGNFYGVRPSRGRYDASYGLLLRGDGKGGFEAVDPVESHLLLEGEVRALRLVPHERGLLLFVARSDDTVKVLRLHAGVSGMDQDISKTVATTRR